Proteins co-encoded in one Bacillus infantis NRRL B-14911 genomic window:
- a CDS encoding DUF4397 domain-containing protein: MSFNRDHHDDFAKASKYDLLAKYYKYSDPALHVAYYYQHLKYIRRAVQSMRMEASQSYGSMRQPAMVRVVHASPDAPNVDIYVNGNRILKDFPYKDVSGYLSLPAGKYQIDIYPAGDMVSTVLSKKVTVEGGKSYTLAAAGPAAKLKLLAFEDQPSVPAGETKARFIHLSPDAPAVDIAVKKGDVIFPNISFRQATQYLGLTPMTVDLEVRVAGSSNTVLSLPGVKLQPNKVYTILAVGTAAGEPPLEALIIEG; encoded by the coding sequence ATGTCTTTTAACAGAGATCATCATGATGATTTTGCCAAGGCAAGTAAATACGATCTTCTTGCCAAGTATTATAAGTACAGTGATCCTGCTTTGCATGTTGCCTATTATTATCAGCATCTGAAATATATTAGAAGGGCCGTACAAAGCATGCGAATGGAAGCCTCCCAGTCTTATGGAAGCATGCGGCAGCCAGCTATGGTCCGGGTTGTGCATGCTTCCCCAGATGCACCCAACGTCGATATTTATGTAAATGGCAACAGGATATTGAAGGATTTCCCTTACAAAGATGTCAGCGGCTATTTATCCCTTCCGGCCGGAAAATACCAGATAGATATCTATCCTGCCGGTGATATGGTTTCAACCGTTCTCAGTAAAAAAGTCACTGTGGAAGGCGGAAAATCCTACACGCTGGCAGCAGCAGGACCGGCTGCCAAATTGAAGCTGCTGGCATTCGAAGATCAGCCTTCTGTACCGGCCGGCGAAACAAAAGCCAGATTCATTCACCTTTCACCGGACGCACCGGCTGTCGATATTGCCGTCAAAAAAGGAGATGTCATTTTCCCGAACATCTCTTTCAGGCAGGCGACTCAATATTTAGGGCTGACTCCGATGACAGTCGATCTCGAAGTCAGGGTTGCAGGTTCCAGCAATACAGTCCTTTCCCTTCCCGGTGTCAAGCTGCAGCCGAATAAAGTGTATACCATCCTTGCAGTGGGTACAGCAGCCGGGGAACCGCCGCTTGAAGCCCTTATTATTGAGGGATGA
- a CDS encoding YpmS family protein: MNKKNKWKVLFFLLLGIVIAFIALFFVMINLPAKDEAINTTEVDEDGYVPFHLQTNKRDLNRIIAHYIAKEGLDGPIDYEVILDDEVELYGNLPVFSQNLEMKLTFEPEALDNGDVVLSQKSIAVGQLNLPVSYVLKFVRDRYQLPEGVVIQPDKEQIYVSLQDMKLKSDLKVKVDEFDLKKDDIRVTLYVPTK; the protein is encoded by the coding sequence TTGAACAAAAAAAACAAATGGAAGGTCCTGTTTTTCCTCTTATTGGGGATTGTGATTGCCTTCATAGCCCTGTTTTTCGTTATGATTAATCTACCGGCAAAAGATGAAGCGATTAATACCACAGAGGTGGATGAAGACGGGTATGTTCCATTTCACCTTCAGACTAATAAAAGAGACCTCAACAGAATCATTGCCCACTATATTGCCAAGGAGGGGCTGGACGGCCCCATTGACTATGAAGTGATTCTTGATGATGAGGTTGAGCTTTATGGGAATCTCCCGGTTTTCAGTCAAAACCTGGAAATGAAACTGACTTTCGAGCCTGAAGCACTGGACAACGGCGATGTTGTCCTTAGCCAGAAATCCATTGCTGTCGGCCAGCTGAACCTTCCGGTATCTTATGTGCTGAAATTTGTCCGCGACAGATATCAGCTGCCAGAAGGAGTTGTCATCCAGCCAGATAAAGAGCAGATATATGTCTCCCTTCAGGATATGAAACTGAAGAGTGATCTGAAAGTTAAGGTGGATGAGTTTGACTTAAAAAAGGATGATATCCGCGTTACCTTATATGTTCCTACTAAATAA
- a CDS encoding SGNH/GDSL hydrolase family protein — protein sequence MKKTFTLLVLAALLLSSCSGAGNSSPKNLGMKDISIVEKEMVPNDFIPRDIHVVSVGDSLTEGVGDSTGRGGYLPYLEEQLEQEKGVSQTEFLNFGVKGNRTDQLLKKLKSSEVRSAISEADLVIITIGGNDVMKVVRQNFSNLNVSDFTGQKAQYEKNLKEIIDTVRSENSETQIALIGLYNPFYKWFSDITEISDIMDNWNEASREILSRYDYTYFVDIKDIFENKAEDLLYTDYFHPNDKGYELIADRVYRQIGREALEVIAEQQKYTVRNEEN from the coding sequence ATGAAAAAGACATTCACCTTACTTGTTTTGGCCGCTCTCCTTCTTTCCTCCTGCAGCGGGGCAGGAAACTCATCCCCTAAAAATCTGGGAATGAAGGATATTAGCATTGTTGAAAAGGAAATGGTGCCCAATGACTTTATTCCCCGTGATATTCATGTGGTCTCAGTTGGGGATTCGCTGACAGAGGGTGTTGGCGACAGCACTGGAAGGGGAGGCTATCTGCCTTACCTCGAAGAACAGCTGGAACAGGAAAAAGGAGTCTCGCAGACTGAGTTCCTTAATTTTGGAGTTAAAGGAAACCGGACAGACCAATTGCTGAAAAAGCTCAAATCATCGGAAGTCCGATCTGCCATTTCGGAAGCAGACCTGGTCATTATCACGATCGGCGGAAATGATGTCATGAAAGTTGTAAGGCAGAATTTCTCCAATTTGAATGTCAGCGATTTTACGGGCCAGAAAGCCCAGTATGAAAAAAATCTTAAGGAAATCATCGATACAGTACGGAGTGAGAATTCCGAAACCCAGATTGCACTGATTGGACTATACAATCCATTTTATAAATGGTTTTCGGATATAACGGAAATATCTGATATTATGGACAACTGGAATGAAGCCAGCAGGGAGATTCTTTCCCGCTATGATTATACTTATTTTGTTGATATAAAGGATATATTTGAAAATAAGGCAGAGGATTTGCTGTACACAGATTATTTCCATCCGAACGACAAAGGGTATGAGCTTATTGCTGACAGAGTCTACAGGCAGATTGGCCGGGAGGCGCTCGAGGTGATTGCTGAGCAGCAGAAATATACAGTTAGGAATGAGGAGAATTGA
- a CDS encoding SCO family protein codes for MKKKRVSKFTLGLMLLIILSACGQKGIENPYNWTVQDFTYTNQAGEQTGLADLKGKVWIADFIFTSCEDVCLPMTFNMSKLQDKAKEEGIENLQFVSFSVDPAVDTPETLKAYGDNFEADYDNWSFLTGYGQQEIEDFAKESFKTLVVKPESDDQVIHGTEFYLINQEGKVLKSYTGLKDIPYEEIIKDIKSIQ; via the coding sequence ATGAAAAAAAAGCGGGTGTCGAAATTCACCCTCGGTCTGATGCTGCTGATCATTCTTTCAGCCTGTGGCCAGAAGGGTATCGAAAATCCTTATAATTGGACGGTTCAAGACTTTACATACACCAACCAGGCTGGGGAACAGACAGGACTTGCTGACTTGAAGGGAAAGGTATGGATTGCAGATTTTATTTTTACAAGCTGTGAGGATGTCTGCCTTCCAATGACCTTCAATATGTCGAAGCTTCAGGATAAGGCAAAGGAAGAGGGCATTGAAAATCTTCAGTTTGTTTCCTTCAGTGTCGATCCTGCCGTTGATACGCCGGAAACCTTGAAGGCATATGGGGACAATTTTGAAGCAGACTATGACAATTGGAGCTTTCTGACGGGCTATGGACAGCAGGAAATCGAGGATTTTGCGAAGGAAAGCTTTAAGACGCTTGTCGTGAAACCGGAATCGGATGACCAGGTGATCCATGGGACCGAATTTTATCTGATAAACCAGGAAGGCAAAGTCCTTAAATCTTATACAGGGCTGAAGGATATACCTTATGAGGAAATCATTAAGGATATTAAATCGATTCAATAA
- a CDS encoding Ger(x)C family spore germination protein: protein MKMVRSLLIAAALLLPIAGCVKTKQLERLGLITAVGYDDKGDIIEGTVVLHTFESKEENVTQIISASGNTSKGIRQKQNIKTSHNLVSGQLRVAVYSEETAGKGLIQLVDTLNRDATIGNLVYLTVSKGTAKNLLKKAGEKEKTNLGTYLYNLIKQNIKDELIISPTLHEFNHSFFDPGKDPVLPILKLEEDKVIISGMAAFKDDRMAGEIDIEKLFYLKTLEDNYESGNLELEIPKEKLKEYIIPLSSETEEQKDDPLFITIDDIRSSKKIRLKDMEDVTFAIDVKLDSRILEVSSDMDLGNPQVIKALEKETAVKIKQEMESMLKRLQNMESDPIGFGNIYSAHLQREKRMTKGEWRKLYKKAEFEVNVENTIIRTGVID from the coding sequence ATGAAAATGGTGCGTAGTCTCCTGATAGCAGCTGCCCTCCTCCTGCCAATTGCCGGGTGCGTGAAGACAAAGCAGCTTGAAAGACTTGGGCTCATCACAGCAGTTGGCTATGACGATAAGGGGGATATTATTGAAGGGACCGTGGTGCTGCATACCTTTGAGTCCAAGGAGGAAAATGTCACGCAGATCATTTCAGCTTCCGGCAACACAAGCAAGGGCATTCGCCAGAAGCAAAATATTAAAACCTCACACAATCTTGTATCAGGACAGCTGAGGGTTGCGGTGTACAGTGAGGAAACAGCGGGAAAAGGGCTCATCCAGCTCGTGGACACATTGAATCGCGATGCCACAATCGGAAACCTGGTTTACTTGACGGTCAGCAAAGGGACAGCAAAAAACCTTCTGAAAAAGGCAGGGGAAAAAGAGAAGACCAATCTTGGCACCTATCTGTATAATTTAATCAAACAGAACATAAAAGACGAGTTAATCATCTCGCCAACGCTCCATGAATTTAATCACAGCTTTTTTGACCCGGGAAAGGACCCTGTCCTCCCTATCTTGAAGCTGGAGGAAGATAAAGTGATCATTTCAGGGATGGCTGCCTTTAAAGATGATCGGATGGCAGGAGAGATTGATATTGAAAAGTTATTCTACCTGAAGACATTAGAAGACAACTATGAGTCAGGGAATCTTGAGCTTGAGATTCCGAAGGAGAAACTAAAGGAGTATATTATTCCTTTAAGCAGCGAAACGGAAGAACAAAAAGACGACCCGCTGTTCATTACGATCGATGATATCAGATCGTCAAAGAAAATTCGTCTGAAGGACATGGAAGATGTTACATTTGCCATTGATGTAAAGCTGGATTCCCGGATACTTGAGGTGTCAAGCGATATGGATCTGGGCAATCCCCAGGTAATCAAGGCGCTGGAAAAGGAAACAGCAGTTAAAATCAAGCAGGAGATGGAATCGATGCTGAAAAGGCTCCAAAACATGGAGTCCGATCCCATCGGCTTCGGAAATATTTACAGTGCCCATCTTCAACGTGAAAAGCGTATGACAAAAGGTGAATGGCGGAAGCTATACAAAAAGGCAGAATTTGAAGTCAATGTGGAGAACACAATCATCAGGACCGGCGTTATCGATTGA
- a CDS encoding GerAB/ArcD/ProY family transporter, translating to MKPEVNINPKENLLFDAFFMFFLIHTIQTGVGIAGLPRIVYLAAGHDGWISIIIAGLLVSAVIFLSVMMLKQYESADLFGIHYDVFGIFLGRLVNILYTFYLISGIYVIVMNYVEIVQAWVFPDLSTWFLAMILLLLSMYAVMGGVRIAVGFSFMSFLLTFWIVLIIIIPARDFDYTHLLPILNKGYAEILKGVYKTSLSIIGFEMLLFLYPFIKNKKRAHLYTQLGGLYTTLLFVLVTVISIGVFGEKGLEKTIWPVLSMFKIVRLPNLERFEFIAVSFWMLIILPNICLYLWAASRGMKRVFPGMKQKTFIVLIAILVWSCSFLVKARYQMNIVSDYIGMAGFYIGICYPALLSMLVLLKKKLTGRRKQNENGA from the coding sequence GTGAAGCCCGAGGTCAATATAAACCCAAAAGAAAATCTCCTATTTGACGCTTTTTTTATGTTTTTCCTTATCCATACCATCCAAACAGGGGTAGGGATTGCAGGGCTTCCGAGGATTGTCTATCTTGCTGCCGGTCATGATGGCTGGATATCCATCATAATAGCCGGCCTGCTTGTCTCAGCGGTCATCTTTCTTTCTGTCATGATGCTGAAGCAGTATGAAAGCGCAGATCTGTTCGGGATACATTACGATGTATTTGGCATCTTTTTAGGAAGGCTTGTTAATATCCTCTATACCTTTTATCTTATTTCGGGCATCTATGTTATCGTCATGAATTATGTTGAAATAGTCCAGGCATGGGTTTTTCCTGATCTGTCCACCTGGTTCCTGGCGATGATTCTTTTGCTTTTGTCCATGTATGCAGTGATGGGCGGGGTCCGCATTGCTGTCGGCTTTTCCTTCATGTCATTCCTGCTCACGTTCTGGATTGTACTGATTATCATCATACCAGCGAGAGATTTCGATTATACCCACTTATTGCCCATCCTGAATAAGGGCTATGCAGAGATTTTAAAAGGGGTCTACAAAACATCTCTTTCCATAATTGGATTTGAGATGCTCCTTTTCCTGTACCCTTTTATCAAAAATAAAAAAAGGGCCCATTTATATACACAGCTTGGCGGCTTGTATACAACACTGCTATTTGTCCTTGTTACAGTCATTTCCATTGGCGTCTTTGGGGAAAAAGGGCTTGAAAAGACAATTTGGCCGGTGCTCTCCATGTTCAAAATCGTCCGTCTCCCCAATCTTGAACGTTTTGAATTCATCGCTGTTTCCTTTTGGATGCTGATCATACTTCCCAATATCTGTTTATATCTCTGGGCAGCTTCAAGAGGGATGAAAAGGGTATTTCCCGGTATGAAACAAAAAACCTTTATTGTCCTGATCGCAATCCTGGTGTGGAGCTGCAGTTTCCTTGTTAAGGCGAGATACCAGATGAATATTGTATCCGATTATATAGGCATGGCTGGATTTTATATAGGGATCTGCTATCCCGCATTGCTCTCGATGCTTGTTCTGCTCAAAAAGAAACTGACAGGGAGGAGGAAGCAAAATGAAAATGGTGCGTAG
- a CDS encoding spore germination protein codes for MFRSRRGKNIIKDQKQIRSHSLTIDELQNELSRELNESPDLHVRMLRKEEQKIAVIFIKSLTDPLILDERILLPLQKAKGPLDPEDISNLLPIGELSSANLLKEISAALLNGNTYIYIEGQPFGSLAGTGKTAERSIEKAETESLVYGPKISFTESLESNVNIIRRNLNGANLCIEDLNVGGRSKLKAKLFYIKDIADEDNVRTFRQRISDLESDYVPDTTVLAQYIEDNSWSVFPQILTTELPDRFCISLIKGQVGVLLDRSPSALYGPTTFFSFFETTEDLYMRWNMGTFLRLLRFLSIFLSVLLTPAYVAVLTYHYEVIPSPLLVSLGQSRSNVPFPPVFEALLLEFIIELLREAGARLPTKVGQTMGIVGGIVIGQAAVEAGFTSNILIIIIALSALGSFTVPSYSMGTAIRIIRFPIIIMAGLWGGIGIMISFCFLLIHLLKLSAIGRPYLAPIYPLRWKDVRYSMVRFPLQYLSKRPEMNMTEDQSRYPSRKASKTKDVDE; via the coding sequence ATGTTCAGAAGCAGACGAGGAAAAAACATTATAAAAGATCAGAAACAGATCCGCTCTCATTCATTGACAATCGATGAGCTGCAAAATGAACTCAGCCGGGAACTGAATGAAAGCCCTGATTTGCATGTCCGCATGCTGCGGAAGGAAGAGCAGAAAATAGCAGTGATATTTATAAAATCGCTGACAGATCCATTAATTTTAGATGAAAGGATCCTTTTGCCGCTTCAAAAAGCAAAAGGTCCTTTAGACCCTGAGGATATATCCAACCTTCTCCCGATAGGGGAGCTGAGCTCCGCAAACCTACTGAAAGAAATCTCAGCGGCTTTATTGAACGGCAATACCTATATCTATATAGAAGGCCAGCCATTTGGAAGCCTTGCTGGCACCGGCAAGACGGCAGAAAGATCAATTGAGAAGGCCGAGACAGAATCTCTTGTCTATGGCCCGAAGATCTCTTTTACGGAATCACTTGAATCGAATGTCAATATCATCAGGCGGAATCTGAATGGTGCAAATCTATGCATTGAGGATTTAAATGTGGGCGGGAGGAGCAAGCTCAAAGCAAAGCTCTTCTATATCAAGGATATAGCAGACGAAGACAATGTACGGACCTTCCGGCAGCGTATCAGTGACTTGGAGTCCGACTATGTTCCGGATACTACTGTTCTTGCCCAGTATATTGAGGATAACAGCTGGTCGGTCTTCCCCCAGATTCTGACAACGGAACTGCCTGACAGATTCTGCATTTCGCTCATCAAGGGACAGGTGGGAGTCCTTCTTGACCGGAGCCCGAGCGCCTTATATGGGCCGACCACTTTTTTCAGCTTTTTTGAAACGACCGAGGATCTTTATATGCGCTGGAATATGGGGACGTTCCTGCGCCTGCTGCGCTTTTTGTCCATCTTTCTTTCAGTCCTTTTGACACCGGCTTATGTGGCTGTATTGACTTACCATTATGAGGTCATTCCTTCGCCATTGCTTGTTTCTTTGGGACAGTCAAGGTCAAACGTACCATTTCCTCCTGTATTTGAGGCCCTGCTTCTTGAGTTTATCATTGAGCTCTTAAGGGAAGCCGGTGCTAGGCTGCCGACGAAGGTCGGCCAGACTATGGGTATCGTAGGAGGTATTGTCATCGGGCAGGCTGCGGTTGAAGCGGGTTTTACAAGCAATATATTGATTATCATCATTGCCCTAAGTGCCCTTGGATCCTTTACAGTCCCAAGTTATTCAATGGGAACAGCCATCAGGATCATCCGCTTCCCCATTATCATCATGGCCGGCTTATGGGGCGGAATCGGGATTATGATTTCTTTCTGCTTCCTGCTGATTCATCTCTTGAAATTATCGGCTATCGGCAGGCCGTATCTGGCGCCCATTTACCCGCTGAGATGGAAAGATGTCCGCTACAGCATGGTTCGCTTCCCGCTTCAGTATTTGTCAAAAAGGCCAGAAATGAATATGACTGAAGATCAATCAAGATATCCGTCGCGCAAAGCATCGAAAACAAAAGATGTGGATGAGTAG
- a CDS encoding nucleoside hydrolase, whose protein sequence is MAKNKNVLFFSDFGIDDFVAAIYALFSEEVNIVGIVADYGNISRLDALRNAAYLREVTGIADIPVFSGAELPLTGENPVYYPDVHGLEGLGPITLPEYEVKGEFFENFDGIKEIIAKYEDDIIIVNVGRLSSLATAFILYPSYMSRVKDFYIMGGAFNVPGNVSPVAEANFYGDPYAANIVIRQAPKQIHIFPLDVTMSAIVTPMLIDRLDEYYQEINSKPGLLVKPMVDYYYEFYKKRDPELSGSPLHDVFTLWALTDGAVIEYKDLPVIIQVDQGEGQGQSIGDFRKYIEKAEYPVHKVAISFDYARFITSFYTTMKNHYSDQPQS, encoded by the coding sequence ATGGCCAAAAATAAAAATGTCCTGTTTTTCAGTGACTTTGGAATAGATGATTTTGTGGCAGCTATTTATGCACTGTTTTCTGAGGAAGTCAATATCGTTGGAATTGTTGCAGACTATGGCAATATCTCCAGACTTGATGCGCTGAGAAATGCAGCTTATCTGCGTGAGGTCACCGGCATTGCTGATATTCCTGTGTTCAGCGGTGCAGAGCTGCCGCTGACAGGAGAGAACCCTGTCTATTATCCTGATGTCCATGGACTGGAAGGCCTCGGCCCGATTACGCTGCCTGAATATGAAGTGAAAGGGGAATTTTTTGAGAACTTTGATGGCATTAAAGAAATAATAGCCAAGTACGAGGACGACATTATCATAGTGAATGTGGGAAGGCTTTCTTCCCTTGCTACCGCATTTATTTTATATCCCTCTTACATGTCCAGGGTGAAGGACTTCTATATTATGGGCGGCGCCTTTAATGTTCCCGGTAATGTCAGCCCGGTGGCAGAAGCCAATTTCTACGGTGATCCTTATGCAGCCAATATTGTTATCAGGCAGGCCCCTAAGCAGATTCATATATTTCCGCTTGATGTGACCATGTCAGCTATCGTGACTCCTATGCTTATAGACCGGCTGGATGAATACTACCAGGAGATAAACAGCAAGCCGGGATTGCTTGTAAAGCCGATGGTTGACTATTATTATGAATTTTATAAAAAAAGAGACCCTGAATTAAGCGGAAGCCCGCTTCATGATGTTTTTACGCTTTGGGCACTGACTGACGGCGCTGTGATAGAGTATAAGGATTTGCCTGTCATCATCCAGGTTGATCAGGGGGAAGGCCAGGGGCAGAGCATTGGAGATTTCCGCAAATATATAGAAAAAGCAGAATACCCTGTGCACAAAGTTGCCATTTCCTTTGATTATGCAAGATTCATCACCAGCTTCTACACGACGATGAAAAATCACTATAGCGATCAGCCGCAATCATAG
- a CDS encoding DegV family protein, with the protein MAKVKIVTDSTADLPAALAAELGIEVVPLSITIDGETYLDRIDITPSEFMKKMKTSAELPKSSQPPPGKFVELYDRFGAEGYEVLSIHMTGGMSGTVQSAESAAKMSSAKVTVIDSRFISKALSFQVTEAAKMAGEGLGLEEIIDKIAKIREKTHLYVVVDTLENLVKGGRIGKGKALIGSLLNIKPIASLEGGVYTPVTKVRSYTQVAKYLVKQFAEDVKGRTIKGVGICHAEGLDLAMKVKEGLVELTGYENVEIEETTPIISTHTGPGAIGFMYYYD; encoded by the coding sequence TTGGCAAAGGTAAAGATAGTGACAGATTCAACAGCAGACCTGCCGGCAGCACTTGCAGCCGAGCTTGGCATTGAAGTGGTGCCCCTGTCGATTACTATAGATGGCGAAACCTATCTGGACAGGATTGATATAACCCCTTCTGAATTTATGAAAAAAATGAAAACTTCTGCAGAACTGCCAAAAAGTTCGCAGCCGCCTCCGGGAAAGTTCGTTGAGCTTTATGACCGTTTTGGGGCAGAAGGCTATGAAGTATTGTCGATACATATGACAGGCGGGATGAGCGGCACTGTTCAATCAGCAGAAAGTGCTGCAAAGATGTCTTCCGCAAAGGTAACAGTAATTGATTCCCGATTCATTTCAAAAGCACTTTCTTTTCAGGTAACAGAGGCTGCAAAGATGGCCGGCGAAGGGCTTGGTCTGGAAGAAATAATAGACAAGATTGCAAAGATAAGAGAGAAAACTCATTTATATGTTGTCGTGGATACTCTTGAAAATCTTGTTAAGGGCGGGAGAATAGGCAAAGGTAAAGCGCTCATTGGCTCCCTGCTGAATATCAAACCGATTGCATCGCTGGAAGGTGGAGTTTATACACCTGTAACGAAGGTAAGAAGCTATACACAGGTAGCTAAATATCTTGTAAAGCAATTTGCTGAAGATGTTAAAGGCAGGACAATAAAAGGGGTAGGCATCTGCCATGCAGAAGGCCTTGACCTTGCAATGAAGGTCAAAGAGGGGCTCGTTGAATTGACAGGCTATGAAAATGTCGAAATAGAGGAAACGACCCCAATTATCAGCACGCATACAGGTCCGGGTGCAATTGGCTTTATGTATTATTATGACTGA
- a CDS encoding YpmP family protein, with amino-acid sequence MLFKSLEFKNAVGQKVKVIEIPVLEEDSPNFFMIQFRLKTFISAVHKDTSRRSVYSFREYLKRVLKWKDYEHLFNVVELKNNA; translated from the coding sequence TTGCTATTCAAAAGCCTAGAGTTCAAAAATGCTGTTGGACAGAAGGTTAAGGTCATTGAAATTCCAGTATTGGAGGAAGATAGCCCAAATTTCTTTATGATCCAATTCCGTTTAAAAACATTCATCTCGGCCGTTCACAAAGACACCAGCAGGAGAAGTGTGTACTCATTCAGGGAGTATTTGAAAAGAGTCCTGAAATGGAAGGATTATGAACACCTGTTTAATGTAGTTGAATTAAAAAATAATGCTTAA
- a CDS encoding DUF5658 family protein codes for MRGIYIYLGILNALDALATCLGLNAGLIEEANPVMGGLYEKGPLLFLLVKISFSALLGCFAYMKYLPETKLLKNLLLLSSFLYTAVCLLHLYWIASHI; via the coding sequence ATGAGGGGTATATACATCTATTTAGGGATATTGAACGCGCTGGATGCACTGGCCACCTGTCTGGGGCTGAATGCAGGGCTGATAGAGGAAGCAAATCCGGTGATGGGGGGATTGTATGAAAAAGGGCCGCTTCTCTTCCTCCTGGTCAAAATATCATTCAGCGCGCTGCTGGGCTGCTTTGCTTATATGAAATATTTGCCTGAAACGAAATTACTGAAAAACCTGCTGCTGCTCTCTTCTTTTTTATATACCGCTGTATGCCTTCTCCACTTATATTGGATAGCAAGCCATATATGA
- the ilvA gene encoding threonine ammonia-lyase IlvA, translating into MEQKLMKKKWVQLEDILIAYQQLKDIVAHTPLQKNDRLSEKYNCNVYLKREDLQHVRSFKLRGAYYSMKSLGEEKLAKGVVCASAGNHAQGVAFSCRQLGIKGKIFMPATTPRQKVSQVELFGRGHVDIILTGDTFDDSYKEAVKCAEDEQMAFVHPFDDEKIIAGQGTAAVEILNDCEEPIDFVFASIGGGGLMAGLSTYFNSVSPLTKMIGVEPAGAASMKESCLYGSVTPLADIDKFIDGAAVKSVGEKTFDICSELVEDIVLVPEGKVCTSILELYNEHAIVAEPAGAMPIAALDLYREEIAGKTVVCVVSGGNNDIGRMQEIKERSLLYEGLLCYFIVNFPQRAGALREFLDEVLGPSDDITRFEYTKKNNKENGPALVGIELKDKEDYAGLIKRMNKKAFAFTEINKDSNLFHLLI; encoded by the coding sequence ATGGAACAGAAATTAATGAAGAAAAAATGGGTGCAGCTGGAGGATATACTGATTGCATACCAGCAGCTTAAGGATATCGTTGCCCATACGCCGCTGCAGAAAAATGACCGGCTGTCAGAAAAATATAATTGCAATGTGTATTTAAAAAGGGAAGATCTCCAGCATGTAAGAAGCTTCAAACTGCGGGGTGCCTACTACAGCATGAAATCACTGGGAGAAGAGAAGCTTGCTAAAGGGGTTGTTTGTGCGAGTGCGGGCAATCACGCCCAGGGTGTCGCTTTTTCCTGCAGGCAGCTTGGGATCAAAGGGAAAATTTTTATGCCGGCTACAACTCCCCGGCAAAAGGTGAGCCAGGTTGAATTGTTTGGAAGGGGCCATGTGGATATCATTTTGACAGGGGATACTTTTGATGACTCTTATAAAGAGGCCGTAAAATGCGCAGAGGATGAGCAGATGGCTTTCGTCCACCCCTTTGATGATGAGAAGATCATTGCCGGACAAGGCACTGCTGCTGTTGAGATACTGAATGACTGTGAAGAGCCGATCGATTTTGTTTTTGCCAGCATAGGCGGCGGCGGATTGATGGCCGGCCTCAGTACATATTTCAACAGCGTCTCGCCCCTGACAAAGATGATCGGGGTTGAGCCTGCCGGAGCAGCTTCCATGAAGGAGTCCTGCCTTTACGGCTCTGTGACCCCGCTTGCTGATATCGATAAATTTATTGACGGGGCAGCTGTTAAAAGTGTCGGGGAAAAAACCTTTGATATTTGCAGCGAGCTGGTGGAAGATATTGTATTGGTCCCTGAAGGTAAGGTCTGCACCTCGATTTTGGAGCTGTATAATGAGCATGCAATCGTAGCAGAGCCTGCAGGCGCCATGCCGATTGCCGCCCTTGATCTGTATCGTGAGGAGATAGCCGGCAAGACAGTTGTATGTGTTGTGAGCGGCGGAAATAATGATATCGGGCGGATGCAGGAGATCAAGGAAAGATCCCTTCTATATGAAGGGCTTCTGTGCTATTTTATCGTAAATTTCCCCCAGCGGGCTGGTGCACTGCGGGAATTCCTCGATGAGGTCCTCGGGCCTTCCGATGATATTACAAGATTTGAGTACACAAAGAAAAACAATAAAGAAAACGGGCCGGCACTGGTCGGCATTGAACTAAAGGATAAAGAAGACTATGCCGGCCTGATAAAAAGGATGAACAAAAAAGCCTTCGCATTTACAGAAATCAATAAAGACAGCAATCTTTTCCACCTGCTGATTTAA